Proteins encoded by one window of Emticicia oligotrophica DSM 17448:
- a CDS encoding PIG-L deacetylase family protein: MNKLLVISAHSADFVWRSGGTIAKSVDQGAETLVVCLSYGERGESGELWKENPNRTEESVKVIRHVQAQKAADIFGTAIQFLDWGDYPMLISDERIAQLTQIIGDFEPTVILTHTAKDPFNPDHPLAYQATERARLLSCGAGVASAFKNIAPPMWYSFEPHQPEICDFKPDTFVDISSVFDKKIAAMNCMGAQKYLVEYYTELGGRRANHARRISGQKDVKYAEAFQSHLPRVTTTIF; encoded by the coding sequence ATGAATAAATTACTTGTAATTTCTGCACATTCAGCAGACTTTGTTTGGCGAAGTGGTGGCACTATCGCTAAAAGTGTAGATCAAGGAGCCGAAACCTTAGTAGTTTGCCTTTCTTATGGTGAAAGAGGAGAATCTGGGGAGCTTTGGAAAGAAAATCCAAATAGAACTGAAGAGAGTGTAAAGGTTATTCGCCATGTACAAGCTCAAAAAGCTGCTGATATTTTTGGAACGGCTATTCAGTTTTTAGATTGGGGAGATTACCCAATGTTGATTTCAGATGAAAGAATCGCTCAGCTAACTCAAATTATCGGAGATTTTGAACCAACGGTTATTCTAACACACACGGCAAAAGACCCTTTTAACCCTGACCATCCATTGGCTTATCAAGCCACCGAACGAGCAAGATTACTTTCTTGTGGGGCGGGAGTGGCAAGTGCATTCAAAAATATAGCTCCACCGATGTGGTATTCTTTTGAGCCACACCAACCTGAAATTTGTGATTTTAAACCTGATACTTTTGTTGATATTTCATCGGTATTTGACAAAAAAATTGCCGCAATGAATTGTATGGGTGCACAAAAATACCTTGTTGAATATTACACCGAATTAGGCGGAAGAAGAGCAAATCATGCGAGACGAATTTCGGGTCAAAAAGATGTTAAATATGCAGAGGCTTTTCAAAGCCATTTGCCAAGGGTAACAACTACAATATTTTAG
- a CDS encoding 4-carboxy-4-hydroxy-2-oxoadipate aldolase/oxaloacetate decarboxylase, which yields MYKELSKFSTATICEALGNKGYLPSAIKPIAKNMKVCGPAYTIQTMPRDNVLLHRAYAYAQAGDVLIANCSGFYEAGYWGDLMSLGAQTKGINGLVIDACVRDADDIEAMGFSVFSRGLCVRGTSNHGDGTLNEPIVIGEVLIHPGDIVVGDRDGVVVVPQNKIEESIEKAMAREAKEERTRSELRKGKVSIDIYGWREKYGW from the coding sequence ATGTATAAAGAACTCTCGAAATTTTCAACTGCTACTATCTGTGAAGCACTTGGAAACAAAGGCTATTTACCTTCAGCGATTAAACCAATTGCGAAAAATATGAAAGTATGCGGCCCTGCCTATACCATTCAAACCATGCCTCGTGATAATGTTTTATTACACCGTGCCTATGCTTATGCACAAGCTGGAGATGTTTTGATTGCCAATTGTTCGGGTTTTTATGAAGCTGGTTATTGGGGAGATTTAATGAGCCTTGGTGCTCAAACAAAAGGTATAAATGGGTTAGTTATTGATGCTTGTGTAAGAGATGCAGATGATATTGAGGCGATGGGTTTTTCTGTTTTTTCGAGGGGTTTATGTGTCAGAGGTACATCAAATCATGGAGATGGGACGCTCAATGAACCAATTGTCATTGGAGAAGTATTGATTCATCCTGGCGATATAGTTGTTGGAGACCGTGATGGAGTAGTTGTAGTTCCTCAAAATAAAATTGAAGAAAGCATCGAAAAAGCAATGGCTCGTGAGGCTAAAGAAGAACGTACGCGTTCGGAGTTAAGGAAAGGTAAGGTTTCGATTGATATTTATGGTTGGAGAGAAAAATATGGTTGGTAA
- a CDS encoding NAD(P)-dependent oxidoreductase: MKNEKLTIALLGLGEAGSHFANDLVKLGIKVVGFDPNPIRKLDELIEIKKSNAEAVIGADVIFSANLSSVSIQIAEELVSSLNPHQFFCEMNTSGPEKKQKIAEVLKPSGVKFIDLAIMAPVPPKGMFTPLLASGEYATEFLDKIKNLNLDLKVLENSLIGDAATRKLLRSIVYKGIAAVVCEAMEAGEAFGMEAYIRGQISSLIGGNDELIDRFVEGSKTHAIRRMYEMEAVIEMLEAKGIEPIVTRGTRNNLEKLSNH, from the coding sequence ATGAAGAATGAAAAATTAACAATTGCACTTCTTGGTCTTGGAGAAGCGGGAAGTCATTTCGCCAATGATTTAGTAAAATTAGGCATAAAAGTAGTAGGTTTCGACCCTAATCCAATTAGAAAATTAGATGAATTAATAGAAATAAAGAAAAGCAATGCTGAAGCCGTTATTGGAGCAGATGTTATTTTTAGTGCAAATCTTTCATCGGTTTCGATACAAATTGCTGAAGAATTGGTTAGCTCTTTGAATCCGCATCAGTTTTTCTGTGAAATGAATACCTCTGGGCCTGAAAAAAAACAAAAAATTGCTGAAGTTTTAAAGCCCTCTGGAGTTAAATTTATTGATTTAGCAATTATGGCTCCAGTTCCACCCAAAGGAATGTTTACGCCATTATTAGCATCTGGTGAGTATGCCACTGAATTTTTGGATAAAATTAAAAATCTTAATCTTGATTTAAAAGTCTTAGAAAATAGTCTGATTGGCGATGCTGCCACTCGAAAATTATTACGCTCGATTGTATATAAAGGAATCGCCGCTGTTGTTTGCGAGGCAATGGAAGCAGGTGAGGCTTTTGGAATGGAAGCTTACATTAGAGGTCAAATTAGTTCACTTATTGGAGGAAATGACGAATTAATCGACCGCTTTGTAGAAGGAAGTAAAACTCACGCCATTCGTAGAATGTATGAAATGGAAGCTGTAATTGAAATGCTTGAAGCAAAGGGGATTGAACCAATCGTAACGCGAGGAACTAGAAATAATTTAGAAAAATTAAGTAATCATTAG
- a CDS encoding 4-oxalomesaconate tautomerase: MKIPFYQIRGGSSKGLFFKAEDLPKDEQERNKMLLLAMEGTTEGDARQIDGLGGATSLTSKVAIISRSQNPDCDLDYDFVQVVVGKGKVSTTQTCGNILAGIVHFAIETGIIEAKSPTTSAKINILNTGGICEVVVQTPNGIIETKGDTKVDGVPGSSAPIICNYLDTVGSTCGALLPTGNAVNVIESIETTCIDNGMPIVIMRASDLGLIGNESKEILEGNIQLKQKIEAIRLKAGQLMNLGDVKDQSIPKMCLVSPPESGGIINTRMFIPHVVHEAIGVLAAVSVATACIIPESICNEFIKDDLRFTNKNTETHSALSIEHPSGEFTVNLEYELSISDGLTSKSNIKILKSGVIRTARILSRGEVYLPI; the protein is encoded by the coding sequence ATGAAAATTCCATTTTATCAAATTAGAGGAGGAAGTTCAAAAGGCTTGTTTTTCAAAGCTGAAGATTTGCCCAAAGATGAGCAAGAAAGAAATAAGATGCTGCTTTTGGCGATGGAAGGCACAACTGAAGGAGATGCTCGTCAAATTGATGGACTTGGGGGAGCTACTTCTCTGACCAGTAAAGTGGCAATAATCAGCAGGTCGCAGAATCCAGATTGTGATTTAGATTATGATTTCGTGCAGGTGGTAGTAGGAAAAGGCAAGGTTTCAACAACTCAAACTTGTGGAAATATTTTAGCAGGAATCGTACATTTTGCCATCGAAACAGGTATAATTGAAGCAAAAAGTCCAACCACTTCTGCTAAAATAAATATTCTAAATACGGGTGGCATCTGCGAGGTAGTGGTTCAAACACCAAATGGAATTATAGAAACCAAAGGAGATACCAAGGTAGATGGCGTTCCCGGAAGTTCTGCACCAATTATCTGTAATTATCTTGATACAGTTGGTTCTACTTGTGGGGCACTACTTCCAACTGGAAATGCTGTCAATGTAATTGAAAGTATAGAAACTACATGCATTGATAATGGAATGCCAATAGTAATTATGCGTGCATCTGATTTGGGTTTAATCGGAAATGAAAGCAAAGAAATCTTAGAAGGGAATATTCAATTAAAGCAAAAAATTGAAGCAATTAGGCTAAAAGCTGGCCAATTGATGAATTTAGGAGATGTAAAAGACCAATCCATTCCTAAAATGTGCTTGGTTTCACCACCTGAATCTGGAGGCATAATTAACACAAGAATGTTTATTCCACATGTTGTGCACGAAGCTATTGGTGTTTTAGCAGCGGTTTCCGTTGCCACAGCTTGTATAATTCCCGAGTCAATTTGTAATGAGTTTATAAAGGACGATTTACGATTTACAAATAAGAATACCGAAACTCACTCGGCATTGAGTATAGAACATCCATCGGGAGAGTTTACGGTAAATCTTGAATATGAACTATCTATTTCAGATGGACTAACATCAAAATCAAATATTAAAATTCTTAAGTCTGGTGTAATTCGTACCGCTCGGATTTTGAGTAGGGGCGAGGTTTATTTACCCATATAA
- a CDS encoding DUF4405 domain-containing protein, protein MKKKNLISLTIAFAFLALSITGILLYIKQKAHAVEMTHTIFGLLFVGFAIFHIVNNWSSITGYSKERKSGKFQKELWVAGGIFLVLLVGGATEVLEPIAEGGRIFAGKRPPRATQLSFNEVVTNKDAQGKPLSILIEKDGKAELPVVAVWVEDSARNFVENLFVPAKVAAMPEDEEEAREGHFDISDFKSENLATWAGKAKSKTPNFEQETPHDNFILKTNTSAKGSFYVVMEVKSGAKNEIYEAAIDPSKAEVLKLKSKDGSLIKSAIVTL, encoded by the coding sequence ATGAAGAAAAAAAATCTTATTAGCCTAACCATTGCCTTTGCATTTTTGGCACTTTCAATCACTGGTATCTTATTGTATATCAAGCAAAAAGCTCATGCAGTAGAAATGACCCATACAATTTTTGGTCTTTTATTTGTGGGTTTTGCCATCTTTCACATTGTTAATAACTGGTCATCAATTACTGGTTATTCAAAAGAACGTAAAAGCGGCAAATTCCAAAAAGAACTCTGGGTTGCTGGTGGAATTTTCTTGGTGCTTTTGGTAGGCGGGGCAACCGAAGTTTTGGAGCCAATTGCTGAAGGTGGACGAATTTTTGCTGGAAAGCGACCTCCACGTGCAACACAACTTTCTTTTAATGAGGTAGTTACAAATAAAGATGCTCAAGGTAAGCCATTGAGTATTCTAATTGAAAAAGATGGAAAAGCCGAACTTCCTGTTGTGGCAGTTTGGGTAGAAGATTCAGCAAGAAATTTTGTTGAAAACCTATTTGTGCCAGCAAAAGTGGCAGCTATGCCAGAAGATGAAGAAGAAGCTCGTGAAGGACACTTCGATATTTCTGATTTTAAATCAGAAAATTTGGCAACTTGGGCAGGAAAAGCTAAATCAAAAACACCAAATTTTGAACAAGAAACACCTCACGATAACTTTATTTTAAAAACAAATACTTCTGCTAAGGGGAGTTTTTATGTAGTGATGGAAGTTAAGAGTGGTGCCAAAAATGAAATATACGAGGCTGCCATTGACCCATCTAAAGCTGAAGTTTTGAAGCTAAAATCGAAAGATGGTTCATTGATAAAGAGTGCAATCGTAACGCTCTAA
- a CDS encoding DUF819 family protein produces MFTDSLSILAVLCLNIVISEWVCQKPFFRHVGTGLMVIILTAIIANIGIIPASTPASPLYEGIFTYIAPLSIFLMLLGVNLNSLKKAGRPMLIMFLIGSVATMIGAVVAMTLVSGKTKIGELFYAIGGMYTGTYIGGSINFNAVALHYGVSQQGGLFSAATVADNIISAIWVIATLVFPMILNKKFPRKKLMEVNEETQNATQHYSSDIESVRPFDLAFLLAISFMGIRVSAWLSTQVPQIPTVIWLTTIALLLAQIPAINKLKGHKLMGLLGVYLFLAVIGAYCDVPALLKDGELAMVLLLFVSILAIVHGIIIYGLGALLKQDWDIISIASQANVGGSASAMALSRSLDRTDLTLPGILVGALGNATGTYWGILIAELMRNSSIF; encoded by the coding sequence ATGTTTACTGATTCACTTTCGATTTTGGCAGTTTTATGCCTTAATATTGTTATTTCCGAGTGGGTTTGTCAGAAACCCTTTTTTCGTCATGTAGGAACGGGGTTGATGGTGATTATTCTCACGGCAATTATTGCAAACATAGGTATAATTCCTGCTTCTACTCCAGCTTCTCCACTCTACGAAGGTATTTTTACATATATTGCTCCATTATCCATATTCTTAATGCTACTGGGTGTTAATCTAAACAGTTTGAAGAAAGCTGGAAGACCAATGCTTATAATGTTTCTAATTGGTTCGGTAGCCACTATGATTGGTGCAGTGGTTGCTATGACTTTAGTCAGTGGCAAAACTAAAATAGGGGAATTATTTTACGCCATTGGGGGTATGTATACAGGAACTTATATTGGAGGTAGCATTAATTTCAATGCAGTGGCATTGCATTATGGTGTTTCTCAACAAGGAGGACTTTTTTCAGCGGCAACAGTTGCCGATAATATTATTTCTGCTATTTGGGTAATCGCTACGTTGGTCTTCCCGATGATTTTAAACAAAAAATTTCCAAGAAAGAAATTAATGGAAGTTAATGAGGAAACTCAAAATGCTACGCAACATTATTCTTCTGACATTGAAAGTGTGAGACCTTTTGATTTAGCTTTTTTACTAGCTATTAGTTTCATGGGTATTCGTGTTTCTGCTTGGTTAAGTACCCAAGTTCCACAAATTCCAACGGTTATTTGGTTAACTACAATTGCTTTACTTTTAGCTCAAATTCCTGCTATAAATAAACTGAAAGGACATAAATTAATGGGTTTATTAGGTGTCTATTTATTCTTGGCAGTTATTGGAGCGTATTGCGATGTGCCTGCTCTCCTAAAAGATGGGGAATTGGCAATGGTGCTTCTCTTATTTGTGAGTATCCTCGCCATTGTACACGGTATAATTATCTACGGCTTAGGTGCATTATTAAAACAAGATTGGGATATCATTTCGATTGCTTCACAGGCAAATGTTGGCGGTTCGGCATCTGCTATGGCACTTTCACGAAGTTTAGACCGTACAGATTTAACCTTACCTGGTATTTTAGTGGGTGCTTTAGGAAATGCCACAGGCACTTATTGGGGAATATTGATTGCTGAATTGATGCGAAATTCTAGTATTTTTTAA
- a CDS encoding isopenicillin N synthase family dioxygenase: MEQTLLDSIPSLDLAEFTSGDPVRKDKFVQDLGAAFNTIGFVAIKNHGLSDELREKLYAAVQKFFYQADEFKTKYEFPELLGQRGYVGKGKETAKGFTKPDLKEFFHVGQPIAEGDMPSNIFPTEVPEFEKYTVEVYKTFENTGKTLLRAIALYLNLPEDYFEDKVRNGDSILRALHYFPIENPDAIPEGAVRAAAHGDINLITLLMGASAEGLEVLRLDGKWIPVTALPEQIIINVGDMLDRLTNHKLKSTIHRVVNPPREKMKTSRFSIPFFMHPRGDMDLTCLDSCVDAENPRRYENMTAGEFLAERLRELGFKK, encoded by the coding sequence ATGGAACAAACACTTCTTGACTCAATTCCGTCACTTGATTTAGCGGAATTTACATCAGGCGACCCCGTACGTAAAGATAAGTTCGTGCAAGACTTGGGGGCGGCTTTTAATACGATTGGTTTTGTAGCAATTAAAAATCATGGATTATCTGACGAACTTCGTGAGAAATTATATGCAGCAGTTCAAAAATTCTTTTATCAAGCCGATGAATTTAAAACTAAATATGAGTTTCCAGAGCTTTTAGGCCAGCGTGGATATGTGGGTAAAGGTAAGGAAACAGCCAAAGGTTTTACTAAGCCAGATTTGAAAGAGTTTTTTCATGTTGGGCAGCCAATAGCAGAAGGAGATATGCCATCAAATATATTTCCAACTGAAGTACCAGAATTCGAGAAGTACACTGTAGAAGTTTATAAAACTTTTGAAAACACGGGTAAGACACTACTTCGTGCCATTGCTTTATACTTAAATTTACCAGAAGATTACTTTGAAGATAAAGTAAGAAATGGCGATAGTATTTTACGAGCACTACATTATTTCCCAATCGAAAATCCAGATGCAATTCCCGAAGGGGCAGTGCGTGCCGCAGCTCACGGAGATATCAACTTGATTACGCTTTTAATGGGTGCGTCGGCTGAAGGTTTAGAGGTTTTACGTTTAGATGGTAAGTGGATTCCAGTTACTGCTTTACCTGAACAAATTATTATTAATGTTGGTGATATGCTTGATAGACTTACTAACCATAAGTTGAAATCAACCATTCACCGTGTAGTGAATCCTCCAAGAGAGAAAATGAAAACTTCTCGTTTCTCAATTCCATTTTTTATGCACCCAAGAGGTGATATGGATTTAACTTGCTTGGATTCATGCGTTGATGCCGAAAATCCACGTCGTTATGAAAATATGACTGCTGGAGAATTTTTAGCTGAACGTTTACGTGAATTAGGCTTCAAGAAATAG
- the chrA gene encoding chromate efflux transporter, giving the protein MTKTRQIRYIIFLKDVLILALTCFGGPQVHLTMFLDRLVRKHNYISEAEILELQALCQVLPGPTSTQTITAIGFRLGGPSLAYLTLLVWVLPGTILMTLAALGVSFVGEANLINITRFIKPMGVAFIIFATYAIGSKVIKTKTSVVLMLFAAIAAYIFHSPYITPIWILLGGLATSLKFGQQEKMEKQPIKIEWGNFFIWLGVLLFAVVLGKLTHSLPIRLFENFYRNGSLAFGGGHILKPLLYNEFVEFKHYLSPDEFLSGVALVEVAPGPVFSISAFVGALSMRNWGMGGEILGSAMATLGIFLPGIFLIFFVIRFWEQLKKYRGIRASLEGINAASTGLTAAAALSLFQPMATDVVANLTVIFTLILLQTRLVPTYLIILGGLFLGWVIA; this is encoded by the coding sequence ATGACCAAAACACGTCAGATTCGTTACATCATTTTCTTGAAAGACGTACTGATACTCGCACTCACTTGCTTTGGTGGGCCGCAAGTACACCTGACGATGTTTTTGGATAGACTTGTTCGTAAACATAATTATATTTCTGAGGCCGAAATACTTGAACTTCAAGCACTTTGTCAAGTATTGCCGGGCCCAACTTCTACCCAAACTATCACTGCTATCGGTTTTCGTTTAGGAGGGCCAAGTTTAGCTTATCTTACTTTATTAGTCTGGGTTTTACCTGGAACTATACTCATGACCCTAGCAGCTTTGGGGGTCTCATTTGTTGGTGAAGCAAATCTAATTAATATCACGAGATTCATAAAACCAATGGGTGTTGCATTTATTATTTTTGCAACCTATGCCATCGGCTCAAAGGTAATAAAGACCAAAACAAGTGTTGTTTTAATGCTTTTCGCAGCAATAGCCGCTTATATTTTCCATTCACCCTATATTACTCCAATTTGGATTTTACTAGGAGGACTAGCTACTTCTTTGAAGTTTGGTCAGCAAGAAAAGATGGAAAAGCAGCCAATAAAAATTGAGTGGGGAAACTTCTTTATTTGGTTAGGCGTATTATTGTTTGCAGTTGTTTTGGGTAAGCTAACTCATTCATTACCAATAAGACTGTTTGAGAATTTTTATAGAAATGGAAGCTTAGCTTTTGGTGGTGGGCACATACTTAAGCCTTTACTCTACAATGAGTTTGTTGAATTTAAGCATTATTTATCACCAGATGAATTTCTTTCGGGTGTTGCATTAGTAGAGGTTGCCCCAGGGCCAGTTTTTTCAATTTCTGCTTTTGTAGGAGCATTATCGATGCGAAATTGGGGCATGGGGGGTGAGATTTTAGGAAGTGCTATGGCTACACTTGGGATTTTTTTGCCGGGGATATTTCTTATATTTTTTGTAATTAGATTTTGGGAACAGCTTAAAAAATATCGTGGAATTAGAGCATCTCTTGAAGGTATTAACGCTGCATCTACTGGCTTAACTGCCGCCGCCGCATTGTCATTATTCCAACCTATGGCTACCGATGTAGTTGCCAACCTAACAGTAATTTTTACCTTGATTTTACTACAAACTAGATTAGTACCAACTTATTTAATCATTCTCGGAGGATTATTTTTAGGTTGGGTAATTGCTTGA
- a CDS encoding putative porin, translated as MKQKYIILTFLLSVIYGFSYAQILDDSTKQVYGVKTVRYMLEDDILNNRKTFYNPDTSLTNFHLFDFSLQSGLLYQDLGNVGTAIKPLFFLPSTDVAKNLGYNAYAPYAFDVRKTTYFNTKSPYTNVHYVQSGGGTGIMHFIHSQNIKPRLNATLDVRRLAASKQYGAPQTREERSVDSWAALFHSNYESKDGKYIILGSYNHFNHAPLEQGGIKPLSDTVNFVAENSLGNYRDYLSKRTGAASRDWRNEWHIYHQYKLSNGFQVYHTLDYQKRRDLYTDVKFGSDSAASTSYYHLSPKSSKDTLSMDVRYRLLENKFGIKGIYKGFAYRLYFRQRFYNLKSDFGDDFRLKLKSETLLGGWANYFFPDSVRRAYAETEFGTNGNLRLQAEYLSPMIKLSFLQLSSPANILDEYFVSAAYRRNTSLKNVFSNNIGATTTILSGRWTFTPSANYSLIKNYIYYNQQAQATQTSVPISIFRVGLGLNYQWKKWSISNQSYFVANSEEQFIRMPRFTNNTQIAYTFLYAKTLLISTGLEIYYRTAYKADNFMPLNRQFYLQDQQLVWGTPVADAFADLKIKKVKLFFKFAHVNQGFPLNGYYVSSTYPGLRRTFYLGVNWPLFD; from the coding sequence ATGAAGCAAAAGTATATAATTTTAACATTCTTACTATCAGTAATATACGGATTTTCCTACGCCCAAATTTTAGATGATTCTACCAAGCAAGTGTATGGAGTAAAAACAGTTCGTTATATGCTTGAAGATGATATTCTTAATAATCGCAAAACCTTCTATAATCCTGATACTTCCCTAACAAATTTTCATTTATTTGATTTTTCACTGCAAAGTGGGTTATTGTATCAAGATTTAGGAAATGTTGGAACTGCCATCAAACCATTGTTTTTTTTGCCTTCAACAGATGTTGCTAAAAATTTAGGTTATAATGCTTATGCTCCTTACGCATTTGATGTTCGAAAAACTACCTATTTTAATACTAAATCGCCTTATACAAATGTGCACTATGTTCAATCTGGTGGCGGAACAGGTATTATGCACTTTATCCACTCGCAAAACATAAAGCCACGCCTTAATGCTACACTTGATGTGAGGCGTTTGGCGGCGTCGAAACAGTACGGTGCACCACAGACAAGAGAAGAGCGTTCTGTTGATAGTTGGGCAGCTTTATTTCATAGTAATTATGAATCAAAAGATGGTAAATATATTATTTTAGGAAGTTACAACCATTTTAATCACGCCCCTTTGGAGCAAGGAGGTATTAAGCCATTATCGGATACTGTAAATTTTGTAGCGGAGAATAGTTTAGGAAATTATCGTGATTATTTATCGAAACGTACAGGGGCTGCTTCAAGAGATTGGCGAAACGAATGGCATATTTACCATCAATATAAGCTTAGTAATGGCTTCCAAGTTTATCATACTTTAGATTATCAGAAACGCCGTGATTTATATACCGATGTAAAATTTGGGTCAGATTCTGCCGCTAGTACAAGCTATTACCATCTTTCGCCTAAAAGTTCAAAAGATACCCTCTCAATGGATGTTAGGTACCGCTTGTTAGAAAATAAATTTGGAATCAAAGGAATCTACAAGGGCTTTGCATATCGCCTATATTTTCGTCAACGTTTCTATAATTTAAAATCAGATTTTGGAGATGATTTTCGTTTAAAATTAAAATCTGAAACTTTACTTGGCGGGTGGGCTAATTACTTTTTTCCTGATAGTGTTCGCCGAGCTTATGCTGAAACAGAGTTTGGTACGAATGGAAATCTCCGATTGCAGGCCGAATATCTAAGCCCAATGATAAAACTAAGCTTTTTGCAGCTTTCTTCTCCAGCAAATATTTTGGATGAATATTTTGTAAGTGCTGCTTACCGTAGAAACACTTCATTGAAAAATGTTTTTTCAAACAATATTGGAGCAACCACTACCATATTATCAGGTAGATGGACATTTACGCCGAGTGCTAATTATTCCCTAATTAAAAACTATATTTATTATAACCAGCAGGCACAGGCTACACAAACTTCCGTGCCAATTAGTATTTTTAGAGTTGGTTTAGGTTTAAATTATCAGTGGAAGAAGTGGTCAATCTCAAACCAATCATATTTTGTTGCTAACTCAGAAGAGCAATTTATAAGAATGCCAAGGTTTACCAATAATACGCAAATTGCTTACACATTTTTATATGCAAAGACATTGCTTATCAGTACGGGGCTTGAGATTTATTATAGAACAGCCTATAAAGCTGATAACTTTATGCCACTCAATCGCCAGTTTTACCTACAAGACCAGCAGTTGGTTTGGGGCACTCCTGTGGCAGATGCTTTTGCAGATTTAAAGATTAAAAAGGTAAAACTTTTCTTTAAATTTGCTCACGTGAATCAAGGTTTTCCACTTAATGGATATTATGTAAGTTCTACTTACCCAGGTTTAAGAAGAACGTTCTACTTAGGCGTAAATTGGCCTCTTTTTGATTAA
- a CDS encoding formylglycine-generating enzyme family protein — MKKLSLYISLFLALNACKSAENDANFYEFSSTVKILKEAPKELVKQELPKNLQVPAGMVYVPGGYTQIGVTDGMSFEKPMFWVEVKPFFMDISPVTVAQFREFVKATKYVTYAERFGDGGFFDVEAKGWTLKKGANWEYPQGKDQPKAPDNHPVTQVSWYDAVAYAKWAGKRLPSEIEWEHAARNGTNDRTLYPFGNDIEKNGKALANTWNGVFPDYNKNTDGFFYTSPVGYFGKTKLGLTDMTGNVWQWCDNWKISYEDINQGKMPTDTLEKVEKGGSFLCEPGWCHGYRVSGRSFTSPETSLMHVGFRCVK, encoded by the coding sequence ATGAAGAAACTGAGCTTATACATTTCATTATTTCTTGCTTTAAATGCTTGTAAATCAGCCGAAAATGATGCTAATTTTTATGAGTTTTCATCAACTGTGAAAATCCTAAAAGAAGCTCCGAAAGAACTCGTGAAGCAAGAATTGCCAAAGAATTTGCAAGTGCCAGCAGGTATGGTTTACGTACCAGGTGGATACACACAAATTGGTGTAACTGATGGTATGTCCTTCGAAAAACCTATGTTTTGGGTAGAGGTAAAACCTTTTTTTATGGATATTTCTCCCGTAACCGTAGCTCAGTTTCGTGAATTTGTGAAAGCAACCAAATATGTGACTTATGCAGAACGTTTTGGTGATGGTGGATTTTTTGATGTTGAGGCAAAAGGATGGACTTTAAAGAAAGGGGCAAATTGGGAATACCCACAAGGTAAAGACCAACCTAAAGCTCCTGATAATCATCCAGTTACACAAGTGTCTTGGTATGATGCAGTTGCTTACGCCAAATGGGCTGGTAAGCGGCTCCCTTCTGAAATTGAGTGGGAACATGCTGCTCGAAACGGAACAAATGACCGTACGCTATATCCATTCGGGAATGACATCGAAAAAAATGGAAAAGCTCTTGCAAATACTTGGAATGGTGTTTTTCCTGACTATAATAAAAATACGGATGGATTTTTCTACACTTCACCTGTTGGTTATTTTGGCAAAACCAAACTTGGTTTAACAGATATGACTGGAAATGTGTGGCAGTGGTGCGATAATTGGAAAATTAGTTATGAAGATATTAACCAAGGGAAAATGCCTACTGATACCCTCGAAAAGGTTGAAAAAGGAGGTTCTTTTCTTTGTGAACCGGGTTGGTGCCATGGATACAGAGTTTCGGGACGCTCGTTTACCTCGCCCGAAACCTCGCTTATGCATGTGGGTTTTCGCTGTGTAAAATAA
- a CDS encoding VOC family protein, which translates to MKKPFLGLRTSIYKVSDIYAAKMWYSQVLGISPYFDEVFYVGFNVGGYELGLQPEEENQAKGEGVSTYWGVNDVYETYQQLLNAGATMNEEPTDVGDGIVVATVKDPWNNILGIIYNPHFIV; encoded by the coding sequence ATGAAAAAGCCATTTTTAGGATTAAGAACCTCCATTTATAAAGTTTCAGATATATATGCTGCAAAGATGTGGTATAGCCAAGTATTAGGTATTTCGCCTTATTTTGATGAAGTATTTTACGTTGGTTTTAATGTGGGGGGCTATGAATTAGGCCTTCAACCTGAAGAAGAAAACCAAGCAAAAGGAGAAGGAGTAAGTACATATTGGGGAGTAAACGATGTGTATGAAACTTATCAACAACTGCTAAATGCAGGAGCTACAATGAACGAAGAACCAACTGATGTTGGAGACGGTATTGTGGTTGCAACTGTAAAAGACCCTTGGAACAATATTTTGGGAATTATCTATAACCCTCATTTTATAGTCTAA